One segment of Ricinus communis isolate WT05 ecotype wild-type chromosome 8, ASM1957865v1, whole genome shotgun sequence DNA contains the following:
- the LOC8273796 gene encoding GATA transcription factor 9 produces the protein MEAPEFFIGGYYSGGAASTAAEFLPEKRMSDQKNGDHFAVDDLLDFPNDDDAAAAALMNDGFFDNITSKNCTTTTDNSSTTFTSNDSSNSSISGKHFGYQSFADSYFSSELCVPYDDLAELEWLSNFVEDSFSTEQNLQVNNFHILSGSKPPTPASSSSESHPEPSSARNPNNPMFQPETPLPGKARSKRSRAAPCDWSTRLLHLSSPTTKVSSKKQGNVDMNSGMDAPVRKCLHCAAEKTPQWRTGPMGPKTLCNACGVRYKSGRLVAEYRPAASPTFVSAKHSNSHRKVLELRRQKELQRAQQEQYLHQSSIFGVTNGGDDFLIHHHSGPNFRHMI, from the exons ATGGAGGCACCCGAATTCTTCATTGGTGGATATTACAGCGGTGGAGCAGCTTCTACGGCGGCAGAGTTCTTGCCGGAGAAGAGAATGTCTGATCAGAAAAATGGAGACCATTTTGCAGTTGATGACCTTCTTGATTTTCcaaatgatgatgatgctgcAGCTGCTGCTTTAATGAACGATGGTTTCTTTGATAATATCACTTCTAAAAACTGCACTACTACCACTGATAATTCTTCCACCACCTTCACCTCCAATGacagctccaattcttccATTTCCGGCAAGCATTTCGGTTACCAAAGCTTCGCCGACTCTTACTTCTCTAGCGAGCTCTGCGTCCCG TATGATGACTTGGCAGAGCTAGAATGGCTATCAAATTTTGTGGAAGACTCGTTCTCAACCGAACAAAACCTCCAAGTTAACAATTTCCATATTCTCTCCGGGTCGAAACCACCCACACCCGCGTCCTCCTCATCCGAATCTCACCCGGAACCATCATCAGCCCGTAACCCTAACAACCCGATGTTTCAGCCAGAAACACCACTACCCGGTAAAGCCCGCTCGAAGCGCTCTCGAGCTGCCCCTTGTGATTGGTCCACGCGTCTTCTTCATCTCTCGTCGCCTACTACTAAAGTATCTTCCAAAAAGCAAGGGAATGTTGATATGAATTCTGGTATGGATGCTCCGGTTAGGAAATGTCTGCATTGTGCAGCGGAGAAAACTCCTCAATGGCGGACTGGGCCAATGGGCCCCAAAACCTTATGCAACGCTTGCGGAGTTCGGTACAAGTCGGGTCGTTTGGTAGCTGAATATCGACCAGCAGCAAGTCCAACTTTTGTGTCTGCAAAGCATTCGAATTCGCATAGGAAAGTTTTGGAGCTTAGGAGGCAGAAGGAATTGCAAAGAGCACAGCAGGAACAGTATCTACATCAAAGTTCAATTTTCGGAGTAACCAACGGTGGTGATGATTTCTTGATCCATCATCATAGTGGACCCAATTTTAGGCATATGATTTAG
- the LOC8273799 gene encoding uncharacterized protein LOC8273799, translating to MSNVCCSIELEPRTLKQGQLIHAREIAADVVQKMKAEEAYTVFIKGLRPEKQMDQIEENKHQEDHHQEPVDYCHKDKGEDFESPCQCSVITSNIESPDQINIKEPLSAPF from the exons ATGTCTAACGTTTGTTGCTCTATTGAATTAGAGCCTCGTACTCTGAAACAAGGCCAACTCATCCATGCTAGG GAGATAGCCGCAGATGTAGTGCAAAAGATGAAAGCGGAAGAAGCATACACTGTATTCATTAAG GGTTTAAGACCGGAGAAGCAAATGGATCAGATAGAGGAAAATAAACATCAAGAAGATCACCACCAGGAGCCTGTGGATTATTGTCATAAGGATAAGGGTGAAGATTTTGAGAGTCCTTGTCAATGTTCAGTCATCACAAGCAACATAGAATCCCCagatcaaattaatattaaggaGCCACTTTCAGCTccattttga
- the LOC8273800 gene encoding nuclear pore complex protein NUP35, with translation MSTLVNRTPKSSGSRSLFYQDLASPVSARKGKFATPGQAAAVSALWRENFGGSDLPPPPMYTLEDRSDFSPESGIPDYPVSPEVKSDPRSPRQISGREFMIPSKSKSDASTSFALMNGHQNQQGSASSTWWSPAKASSSEQEDKGKGSPVEGVVQPGALIILPPLREVARPEMQRNNLPTGKFDEEEWVTVYGFSPGDTNLVLREFEKCGVILKHVPGPRDANWMHILYQSRSDAQKALSKNGMQINGVLIVGVKPVDPMQRQALNERLNNQGFMTLPPPSSSRSSELKTLGASSRPYHIQNGSSSARQSGGSIASPAKSVVSKIFDVMFGI, from the exons ATGAGCACTTTAGtaaatagaactcctaaatcATCTGGGAGTAGGTCATTGTTTTACCAAGATTTAGCATCACCAGTATCCGCTCGTAAAGGGAAATTTGCAACTCCTGGCCAAGCAGCAGCGGTATCTGCTCTATGGCGTGAGAATTTTGGGGGTTCGGATCTTCCACCCCCTCCTATGTATACATTAGAGGACCGTTCAGATTTTTCTCCTGAGTCTGGCATTCCTGATTATCCTGTGTCGCCAGAGGTTAAGTCGGATCCAAGAAGTCCTAGACAAATTTCCGGGAGGGAGTTTATGATCCCATCAAAAAGTAAATCAGATGCAAGCACTTCGTTTGCATTGATGAATGGGCATCAGAATCAACAGGGTTCTGCAAGTTCTACTTGGTGGTCACCAGCTAAGGCTAGTAGTAGTGAGCAGGAAGATAAAGGAAAAGGTTCTCCTGTTGAAGGTGTGGTTCAGCCTGGTGCTCTGATCATACTTCCACCACTAAGGGAAGTTGCAAGGCCAGAGATGCAGAGGAATAATTTGCCTACTGGGAAATTTGATGAGGAAGAATGGGTTACTGTTTATGG GTTCTCTCCTGGTGATACCAATCTAGTTCTGCGGGAGTTTGAAAAATGTGGTGTGATCTTGAAACATGTTCCTGGTCCAAGGGATGCTAACTGGATGCACATTCTTTATCAG AGTCGGTCGGATGCTCAGAAGGCTCTCAGCAAGAATGGAATGCAAATAAATGGGGTACTAATAGTAGGTGTAAAGCCAGTGGATCCAATGCAACGCCAGGCTCTGAATGAAAGACTTAACAATCAGGGATTCATGACCTTACCCCCTCCATCATCTTCTAGAAGCTCAGAGTTGAAAACATTAGGAGCTTCTTCTCGCCCGTACCATATTCAAAATGGCAGTAGCAGTGCCCGACAGTCAGGAGGTTCCATTGCTTCTCCAGCCAAGTCTGTAGTATCCAAAATCTTTGATGTGATGTTTGGCATTTAG